From Triticum urartu cultivar G1812 chromosome 2, Tu2.1, whole genome shotgun sequence, a single genomic window includes:
- the LOC125537872 gene encoding desmethyl-deoxy-podophyllotoxin synthase-like — MNVIDSTSNTLMCGGPHPRKSGGGGGGGEKIIDRQVIASSADAAREVMVARDVDFATRAISRMLRLSIPEGTEGIAFAPYGDKLRQIRKICTVELFSARRVQSFRTVREEEAGRLLLAVAAAATASASVNLSKRLSAYAADSSVRAIIGNRFKMILQRGIKLFAGMSLPDFYPSSRLAMLISRVPGQMKRYREERDAFMDAAVREHQENRAADDDKEGLLDVLLRIQREGHLQFPMSIDNIKSAVGDLFAGGSDTSATTLEWTMAELVKNPRVMGKAQDEVRRALAGQPKVIEDSLGGLNYMRLVIKEVLRLHPPAPLLLPRECMNDCRVLGFDVPKGTMVLVNAWAISRDPAHWDAAEEFIPERFERGEVDFKGADMEYTPFGAGRRMCPGMSFGLANVELALAGLLYHFDRELPGGAEAEELDMTEC; from the exons ATGAATGTAATTGACTCAACTTCAAATACACTCAT GTGTGGGGGGCCCCACCCCCGAAaatcaggggggggggggggggggggcgagaaGATTATAGATAGGCAAGTTATCGCCTCCTCCGCGGACGCCGCGCGCGAGGTCATGGTGGCGCGCGATGTGGACTTCGCCACACGCGCCATCAGCCGCATGCTCCGCCTGTCTATCCCCGAAGGAACAGAGGGGATCGCCTTCGCGCCGTACGGCGACAAGTTGCGGCAGATCCGCAAGATCTGCACTGTCGAGCTGTTCAGCGCCCGGCGCGTCCAGTCCTTCCGGACCGTgcgagaggaggaggccggccgccTGCTCCTGGCGGTGGCAGCAGCGGCAACGGCGTCTGCCTCGGTGAACCTCAGCAAGCGGCTGTCGGCGTACGCCGCCGACTCATCGGTGCGCGCCATCATCGGGAACAGGTTCAAGATGATTCTACAGCGCGGGATCAAGCTGTTCGCCGGGATGAGCTTGCCGGACTTCTACCCGTCGTCCCGCCTCGCGATGCTCATCAGCCGGGTGCCGGGCCAGATGAAGCGGTACCGAGAAGAACGGGACGCGTTCATGGACGCCGCCGTCCGCGAGCACCAGGAGAACAGAGCGGCCGACGACGACAAGGAGGGCTTGCTCGACGTGCTCCTGAGGATCCAGCGGGAGGGCCACCTGCAGTTCCCCATGTCCATTGACAACATCAAGTCGGCCGTCGGG GACTTGTTCGCCGGGGGGAGCGACACGTCGGCAACGACCCTGGAATGGACCATGGCCGAGCTCGTGAAGAACCCCAGAGTGATGGGGAAGGCGCAAGACGAGGTCCGGCGAGCCCTCGCTGGACAACCCAAGGTAATAGAGGACTCCCTCGGCGGCCTGAACTACATGCGCCTGGTGATCAAGGAGGTGCTCCGGCTGCACCCTCCGGCCCCGCTGCTGCTGCCGCGCGAGTGCATGAACGACTGCCGGGTCCTGGGCTTCGACGTGCCCAAGGGGACCATGGTGCTCGTCAACGCCTGGGCAATCAGCAGGGACCCTGCCCACTGGGACGCCGCCGAGGAGTTCATACCGGAGAGGTTCGAGCGTGGCGAGGTCGACTTCAAGGGGGCGGACATGGAGTACACGCCGTTCGGGGCGGGCCGAAGGATGTGCCCTGGGATGTCTTTCGGCTTGGCCAACGTGGAGCTCGCGCTCGCGGGGCTGCTGTACCATTTCGACCGGGAGCTGCCCGGCGGGGCGGAGGCCGAGGAGCTCGACATGACGGAGTGTTAG